One region of Sphingomonas abietis genomic DNA includes:
- the tsaE gene encoding tRNA (adenosine(37)-N6)-threonylcarbamoyltransferase complex ATPase subunit type 1 TsaE, producing MSEDHIPLPDAAATEALGRKLGKLLRTGDVVALYGDLGAGKTSLARGALAALGLAEEAPSPTFAIVQPYAPPEVSLPVAHVDLYRIDDPDDAVELGLDELLEDGALLVEWPERLGDGLWPQALRLTIQPDAAGGRRLTWAAPAAWEGRWPPR from the coding sequence ATGAGTGAGGATCATATTCCACTGCCTGACGCTGCGGCGACGGAGGCGCTGGGTCGTAAGCTTGGGAAGCTTCTGCGCACGGGCGATGTCGTCGCGCTGTACGGCGATCTGGGCGCCGGCAAGACCAGTCTCGCACGCGGTGCGCTGGCGGCGCTGGGGTTGGCCGAAGAGGCGCCCAGCCCGACCTTCGCGATCGTCCAGCCTTATGCGCCGCCGGAGGTATCGTTGCCGGTCGCGCATGTCGATCTCTATCGGATCGATGATCCTGACGATGCGGTGGAACTGGGCCTCGACGAACTGCTGGAGGATGGCGCCCTGCTGGTCGAGTGGCCCGAGCGGCTCGGTGACGGCCTGTGGCCCCAGGCGCTCCGGTTGACGATCCAGCCCGATGCGGCGGGCGGCCGGCGCTTGACTTGGGCCGCGCCGGCGGCATGGGAAGGGCGATGGCCGCCCCGATGA
- a CDS encoding PAS domain-containing sensor histidine kinase — translation MWLAAAVVTVTLGWRRHHAARASIAELARLRMMLTGAPALPILVASDGRMRAHERVADWFGLERAPRVLGDISARLDPDDAAALARDVEATQRGGASFVRALRPVGAGKVLMVRGRPAAASLGEGAALLWLFDATESEQEIRRLETERDRLAGALDALAGLIEAAPIPMWHRSPDLRLSLVNSAYTRAVDGENAHDVIERGLELIEGQGPGSPIATAAAARDEGEMSVRTVPATIGGERRTLRVVDVPLGVTGIAGYAIDVEEVEQARQDLVRFADAQRDMLDRLSAGVAQFGADRHLVFSNSAFLRLFAMLPEWLADRPEFDRVLERMREADRLPESRDFPGWKRERRRWFLSEEAQEEAWQLPAGTHLRVVAQPLPDGGMLMIFEDRTEQVRLRSEADTLLRVRTATFNNMNEAVGVFAADGRLHLWNNRFADVWELTEEELARHPRVDAFVGMVAPRLANPARAGLIRELVRLATIERQRRTGRIAFADGRHFQFAAVPLPDGNALFTLLDVTDSRRAEQALRDRAAALEEGDRVKSAFVATMSYELRTPLTSIGGFAEMLAAGFAGPLTIRGEDYVRSILSASAKLGQLIDEVLDLTRSAAGHLDLEHVPIELETLCKGVADELSEQARERQLELIVAIEPSSGVVTGDVRRLRQAVENVLRNAVDYTPEHGRIFFHASGDVEQATIIVSDNGPGIAAEDREKLFDPFHRTSDRSDRREGSIGLGLPLTRHYVEAHGGQVWLESERGQGTTISIRLPRVRA, via the coding sequence TTCGGGCTCGAACGTGCGCCGCGGGTGCTTGGCGATATCTCGGCCCGGCTCGATCCCGATGATGCGGCGGCCTTGGCGCGCGATGTCGAGGCGACGCAGCGCGGTGGCGCCAGTTTCGTGCGGGCGCTGCGCCCGGTCGGCGCCGGCAAGGTGCTGATGGTCCGGGGGCGCCCGGCGGCAGCGTCGCTTGGCGAAGGGGCGGCGCTGCTCTGGCTGTTCGACGCGACCGAAAGCGAGCAGGAGATACGGCGGCTGGAGACCGAACGCGATCGGTTGGCCGGCGCGCTGGATGCGCTCGCCGGCCTGATCGAGGCCGCACCGATCCCGATGTGGCATCGCAGCCCCGATCTGCGGCTGAGCCTGGTCAATTCGGCCTATACGCGGGCGGTCGACGGCGAAAATGCCCATGACGTGATCGAGCGCGGGCTCGAATTGATCGAGGGGCAGGGGCCGGGCAGCCCGATCGCCACCGCTGCTGCGGCGCGCGACGAAGGCGAGATGTCGGTGCGCACCGTGCCGGCCACGATCGGCGGCGAACGGCGTACCCTGCGGGTGGTCGATGTGCCGCTCGGCGTCACCGGCATTGCCGGCTATGCGATCGATGTCGAAGAGGTGGAGCAGGCCAGGCAGGATCTGGTCCGTTTCGCCGATGCCCAGCGCGACATGCTCGATCGGCTGTCGGCGGGTGTCGCCCAGTTCGGGGCGGATCGGCATCTGGTCTTCTCCAATTCGGCCTTCCTGCGGCTGTTCGCGATGCTGCCGGAATGGCTGGCCGATCGGCCCGAGTTCGATCGCGTGCTGGAACGGATGCGGGAGGCCGATCGCCTGCCCGAAAGCCGGGACTTTCCGGGTTGGAAGCGCGAGCGGCGGCGCTGGTTCCTCTCCGAAGAGGCGCAGGAGGAGGCGTGGCAATTGCCCGCCGGCACCCATTTGCGCGTCGTCGCGCAGCCCTTGCCGGATGGCGGGATGCTGATGATCTTCGAGGATCGCACCGAGCAGGTGCGGTTGCGTTCGGAGGCCGATACCCTGCTGCGGGTGCGAACCGCCACGTTCAACAATATGAACGAGGCGGTCGGGGTGTTCGCCGCCGATGGCCGCCTGCATCTGTGGAATAATCGCTTCGCGGACGTGTGGGAGCTGACCGAGGAGGAATTGGCCCGGCACCCGCGTGTCGATGCGTTCGTCGGGATGGTGGCGCCGCGCCTGGCCAACCCGGCGCGCGCCGGGCTGATCCGCGAGCTGGTGCGGCTCGCTACCATCGAGCGGCAGCGGCGCACCGGGCGGATCGCCTTTGCCGATGGCCGGCATTTCCAGTTCGCCGCGGTTCCGCTGCCGGATGGCAATGCGCTGTTCACCCTGCTCGACGTGACCGATAGCCGCCGTGCCGAACAGGCGCTGCGCGATCGGGCGGCGGCGCTGGAAGAGGGCGACCGCGTCAAATCGGCGTTCGTGGCGACGATGAGCTACGAATTGCGGACGCCGCTGACCTCGATCGGCGGCTTCGCCGAGATGCTGGCGGCGGGCTTCGCCGGCCCGCTGACGATACGCGGCGAGGATTATGTCCGCTCGATCCTGAGCGCCTCCGCCAAGCTCGGGCAATTGATCGACGAGGTGCTCGATCTCACCCGCAGTGCCGCCGGCCATCTCGATCTCGAGCATGTGCCGATCGAGCTGGAAACGCTCTGCAAGGGGGTCGCCGACGAGCTTTCCGAGCAGGCGCGCGAGCGGCAGCTCGAGCTGATCGTCGCGATCGAGCCGTCGTCGGGCGTGGTGACGGGCGACGTCCGTCGCTTGCGGCAGGCGGTGGAAAATGTGCTGCGCAATGCCGTCGACTACACGCCGGAGCATGGCCGGATCTTCTTCCACGCCTCGGGCGATGTCGAGCAGGCCACGATCATCGTGTCCGACAATGGTCCGGGCATCGCCGCGGAGGATCGCGAGAAGCTGTTCGATCCTTTCCACCGCACCAGCGATCGCAGCGATCGGCGGGAAGGGTCGATCGGTCTCGGCCTGCCGCTGACCCGCCATTATGTCGAGGCGCATGGTGGGCAGGTCTGGCTGGAATCGGAGCGCGGGCAGGGCACCACCATCTCGATCCGCCTGCCCAGGGTGCGGGCATGA